Proteins encoded by one window of Haliotis asinina isolate JCU_RB_2024 chromosome 6, JCU_Hal_asi_v2, whole genome shotgun sequence:
- the LOC137286228 gene encoding uncharacterized protein, whose protein sequence is MKIALVLLFLTAMVALPGSHSWGIRFPRFRGIVRAVGGVVKRAASAAVNAGKKVVSTVKNVGEAFKSGKRDISEFDVDGDGEVSDDEIMTVLATRDVEDLVQDGYITEADKEDISLYQRHVQEAVDLGLE, encoded by the exons ATGAAGATCGCCCTCGTCCTCCTGTTCCTGACTGCCATGGTGGCCCTGCCAGGCTCTCATTCCTGGGGTATTCGTTTCCCGCGGTTTAGGGGTATCGTGCGTGCTGTTGGAGGTGTTGTCAAACGTGCAGCTAGTGCAGCTGTCAATGCTGGGAAGAAGGTTGTCTCAACTGTGAAAAATGTTGGAGAAGCATTTAAATCTG GTAAACGAGACATAAGCGAGTTTGACGTGGACGGCGACGGTGAAGTCAGTGACGACGAGATCATGACAGTACTGGCGACCAGAGATGTAGAGGACCTCGTCCAGGATGGTTACATCACAG AAGCAGACAAGGAAGACATCAGCCTCTACCAGCGTCACGTCCAGGAAGCTGTAGACCTTGGCCTGG AATAA